CTGTTTCAGTTGTTGATGCCATAGTATTTTGGTTTTAGAAGTTCAGTTCTGAATAATTATTTTTCCTGTTCCAATTATTTTCTCTGTGTCTTTCAACTGATATAAATACATTCCGTTTGACACATCACTTCTATTCACAATGAGAGAAGAAGAATTACAAGCAATCTTTTTCACCGTTCTTCCGCATAAGTCATAGATAGCAAACTCTAATTCTCCCGATGAAAAGTTTATTCCTGATAATGTAACATTTACATAATCGGTTGAGGGATCAAAGTAAACAAAAACCTGAGCATTGCTGTTGGGATATTCATTAGTTGCTGTGGCAGTAGGAATGGAATAAACCGAAATGTCATCGTTGTATACAGTAAAGTTAGGTATCCCGCTTCCTATGTAAAGCCCGAAATGATCAGAATCATTTCCTCCAGCGCTCAAATTGCCCGTGGCATGTATTATCGCAACATTATCCTGATACAAGGTGACATCGGCATTTGACGGACCAAAGTTATGCGCAATCATGGATAGCTTGAACCATTGATCGAAAGGAAATGGAACCGTGGGGTTATTCTGGTTGAACTGGGTCTGGGTTTGGTGTGAAAAAAGGTTAATCAAGCGATTCGACCCAGAGCCAAGAGTTAACGGTGTAGCCCAGTTGTTCGTTATCGTACCAATAGTGACGGGGCTGAACCATGCGGTTGGTCCAGTCGGCCAAGAAACAGTAGGAATATAAAACCATGCCTCCCAGTAGAAATCGGTCATGCTCAACCATGTCCCTGTATTTGCCGGGTGTCCTGTTTTGAAATTGACATTCCAATATTCTCTGCATTTAATCGCGCCTGAAGGCATATCACCTGAATATTTTCCAGCATAATTTCCGCTATGAACTATGGTTGAAGAAACGCCAATCACACCGTTATCACATAGATCTGTGTTCTCCAGATTGTGGAACTGTGATTGATCTCCTGTCTCAAAATCTGCTGACCAAATTAAAACAGCGCCAGGAGGAGGCTGGCTGAATAATGTTGTACAAAAAGTTACCGAAAGAAATGCAATGATGAGCATTGTGTAGAATTTATTTTTCATTTTGTTTGCGCGCCTTTCAGCGACTTGTAAGTGATTGGTTTTATTTTTGTTGTTGAACTTTTTCATTTGGTTGATTTTTTTATGGTGAATGATGGT
This is a stretch of genomic DNA from Bacteroidota bacterium. It encodes these proteins:
- a CDS encoding T9SS type A sorting domain-containing protein, with protein sequence MKKFNNKNKTNHLQVAERRANKMKNKFYTMLIIAFLSVTFCTTLFSQPPPGAVLIWSADFETGDQSQFHNLENTDLCDNGVIGVSSTIVHSGNYAGKYSGDMPSGAIKCREYWNVNFKTGHPANTGTWLSMTDFYWEAWFYIPTVSWPTGPTAWFSPVTIGTITNNWATPLTLGSGSNRLINLFSHQTQTQFNQNNPTVPFPFDQWFKLSMIAHNFGPSNADVTLYQDNVAIIHATGNLSAGGNDSDHFGLYIGSGIPNFTVYNDDISVYSIPTATATNEYPNSNAQVFVYFDPSTDYVNVTLSGINFSSGELEFAIYDLCGRTVKKIACNSSSLIVNRSDVSNGMYLYQLKDTEKIIGTGKIIIQN